A region of the Ctenopharyngodon idella isolate HZGC_01 chromosome 2, HZGC01, whole genome shotgun sequence genome:
actgcagttttaaagagaaaatactcagcagtggtgttgacttatgaatttgcgcacggtttgtcttaaagcatgttaaaaacaccagatagacatatgaacaacattaaaaacttgattttcaccacagggggtctttaaatgtttttgaaagaagtctctcatgctcaccaaggctgcatttatttgatcaaaaatacagtaaaaacagcaatattgtgaaatatcactataatgtaatataactgtattgaatattttttaaaatgtaatttattcctgtgatgcaaagctgaattttcagcatcattactccagtcttcagtgtcacatgatccttcagaaatcattttaatatgacgatttgctgtttaataaatatttctgattatgatcaatgttgaaaacagttgtgctgcttaatatttttgtgggaaccaaatttgcattttcagtATTCTTTATAGGAAACAGTGTTTATAggaaatagaaacattttgttACGTCTTTAGTGTCATGTTtcatcaatttattgcatccttgctgaatgttGCTCATAATATTATACCTTTTGATCTATAGGTCAAAGTTGGAATGTGAATGTGcgaaaattaaatatatttacatacattcACATTCCAACTTCGCCTATATGTACAACCAGTCAAAATGCATATAGGCTAAGTTCATacaaaaaatcatgtttctaaATCCATTAAAACCTTTTTGATTTTTCTAATGCTGAAGTGCTTgaaattactattttatttaaatataaattaagtcTACATGTGAATGCGTTTACAATATAAAATCTCCCTACTTTGAATAGCATTTAGCTTATCTACCAGTGGGGGCAAATTGAACTCTGCTAACAGAGACAAAACTTGACCCCTTGcataattatattaaactaCATGTAAACATAAGGCAAGGTTCCCATAAGGCAATTATTTACAGTATCTTTTACAGATTGAATGTTATGAAGTTGGAATGCGATGCTCTAAATGAGTGTTTCATTTCCACatacaaagacattttagaAATTCTTCCAAAAAGAGAAAAGTTGAACAATTTCTCTCAAATTTTGCTAAATCTTTTAGGGAGAAACTAGTGGGATGCTTTGTTTGAAGATCTACCATCTAAGCGTTAGCTTTAGGGAATGCTACAAATTCTGTCAGACTGGATTAGAATAGAATATTGGATGACTAAACTTTGAAACAAAGCTCTCGCTGCGTAATAATAGATGCCAGCATATTTAAAAGGAAAGAAAGTAGATTCAGTTCTCCATCCACAACACCTATTTCATAGTTTGGTGGGTGTACAGTGTGCATTTTAGTTTACTTCCTTTAGTCGAGGAAGCGATTGCTGTTATCCCGTGTGAGGGCGTAATCAGATAATGGTTCTGAAAGGAAATTAACCAACATTATAACACACTGTGCTGCCTTGGCATTTGGttagagcagttaaactgaggtTTACAAGTACAGCTTTACCTTGAACAACAAGAAGGATTGTtcaaggtactaatatgcacaaTTCGAAATGCAGAGGCACCAAACAGAGTTTAAAGGAGGATTTTAGGGGATTACATCCTTAGTGCTTTGTGAAAATGTGTTCAGATTGTGCACCTGGCTCCCCACAGAGGCTCTTCAAGCCCTAAACAATGAAATACCACCTACCGTCATGGCTTCACTGTTAAGCCCAAAAGAGCTTTTTGGAATAGGaatagaacaaacaaacagatgtgGAGAAGAGCCAGATTAAGCCGACATGTGAGAGGGCGACATGAATGTGACTGTAATGTCTAATGTGAGGGATGTGCTGATTACTTGTGCTACGGTATCAGCTCATATGACATCTCACATAAATGATTATGAACTCACAGGGAGTTTGGCCGATGGAAGGTCAACAGCCTTGCTGCGGAGAGACAAGAAGGCAATGGGGTGGCCGTGCCCTTTGACCCCGACTTTATCCATAACATCAGGCTTCTGGGGAGAAGGCCAAGCCTGCAGAAAATTACTGACACCATCATTAAGAAATACGGAACTCATTTCCTGCTCTCTGCCACTCTGGGAGGTAAGAAAACTCTATTATGTTTGAGCTAGTTATTATCCCTGCAAAATAGATTTTCATTCCTGTCTTGTGCTTGAGTTTGCAAGGACATCTTTATATAGTCTCAGTAGAGGTTGGCGTGACATTATGCATTATTGAACACTGGGGTTAGTGTTATCTAATAAATATGAAACTCATAATTCATAGTTCCTGGATTAACTTAatgggatggttcacccaaaaatgtaaattctgtcatttactcacccttgtgttgttccaaacccgaaagactttcgttcattttcggaacaaatgaagatattttttaataaaatcagagCCAGTTCTGTACTCTCTATTGACAGctaaattaatccatatgaattgagtggtttagaccaaattttctgaagagactctatcactttatatgatgaacagattgaatttaggcttttattctgTCTATTTTATCTATGTTCAGCGTATAAAGcgaatttggactaaaccgctcaattcatatgtattatttttacaatctctttatgaattttttgaagcATCCAATTGGTAGTTGTAtaactgtcaatggagggacagaaatcgctcagattttattaaaaatatcttaatttgtgttccgaagatgatgggaagtcttacgggtttggaccgacatatatatatatatatatatatatatatatatatatatttcttgcACCTTCtagaatcacaaaaaaaaaaattgtggtatataaatttatattatattgacaCTCCGATATTctgttaataatatattaaagttaatttttgttattatagttaatcTTTTAGTATCTAGGGGGCCTTTAAATATTGGGTTGGACAGTTGGAGGTTGAGAACTTCTGACCTAAGCCATGTCGGCCATTAGTTAATGCTAACCAATAGCCAAATAGCTATTTAGGAATTGTTTTAGGCCACTGTTGTAGGTAATTCAGTCATTCTAAAATAGGCAACACAATACATTTTATTGCAAAGTAATAGAAGTTACAGCAATAGGCTTCCTTTACACCAGGCAATAACATGTTTCTCACTGTATcgttttcataattttttagaCTGGCAATAACATGTTTCTCACTGTATCTATTTTCAGACTTGTTTTTTAGACttgtttaataaattttaaacaaattgaCAAACagtataattttttctttttttgcaaaacCTCTCAGTAAGTTAGACCTTAGGGATTAGAAGTGAAGAAAAAGGAGACTCAAAGTGTAATTCAGTGAAATGATTCAATAAATAACGGCAAATTGTTGATTAAATTAAGTGAGAGCAAAAGACCTCAGTGCTTgaatatgaaaatgattttttcagCCTGACCTCGTCACTTTCATCTCTGCATGCGGATAAAGAAAATGCATTTGCATTTACACcttcatttacaataaatgaATCCATTACAGACAATCTCCAAATGCGTTCACAGTGACCCAATCCCAATCTGTCTTTCATCTGGCTTTTGGATATGGTTAAGTGTGCTGATTATGATTCAAtaacagaaaatgcatgttaatTCCAGGTGTGCATGGAACCATAGGTCTGACCAAAAAAATTACCCTTGGCGTACATTAAGATGCTCTTGAGTAACTTGACCTTGCTGCACATCAAAAAGGCCCCTCAAAAGTGCTAGTGGAGTATTTCCCACTTTTCACTGTTTAATCAGTTCCCCATAGATACCATTAAGTCCCTTCCAACTTTTTTCTTTGAATGCTTTGTATTCTGATagataaaaaatgttattacagAACTAAAATGGATTATGCATTGTTGGTTTTCAAAGGCAAGATGAAGAGTGTGGACAGGTACATCCCTGTTTGTTTAGCTGGTGTTCAGCTCTCTTCATCTTCATTTGTAGATATACTGCTTTGGTTCTGCATAGTCTTTTATACCTTGCCTACTGAGAGATTGTTTACAGTACACCTCTTCAAAAGAGACATTCTCATTCGTCAATATCTCTCTCCATAAATAAACTGCTTTTATACCGTGACTGAGGCTGAAAGTGGGGATCATTTGAAGGTCTGGCTAATGCTCCACAGGACACCTTTTGACTCCaccattttttcttattctATCCAAACAAACCCACCAGCTGAGTCAATTGATTTTCGCTGGATCCCCCTTATTCAGAGATGAAGGATACTCTCATCTGTACCATGCGTGTAATGAGAGCTGACGCATCAGATGGGGAAGAGCTCCATGGCTTTGTGGGCCCCCGACGAGCCGAGACGGGGCGAGCTCATGCTGTAGATGATTAGGGTTGATTAGCTTCTCCAGCTGAGATGATCATTTTTGTCTGGCTTTTTGATCAGGTGAGGAGTCCTTGACCATTTTCGTGGACAAAAGCAAGCTTAGCAGAGGTCAGCAGAATGGCGGTGCCTCCAACGGTACAGCTGGTTCGCTGACCCTTGAAGCCCTCCACCAACTGGCTGCATCCTATTTCATCGACAGAGACAGCACGCTTCGGAAGCTCCATCACCTCCAGATCGCCTCCACTGCCATTAAGGTACGACCCCCTTGGAACCAACCAGGGTTTGAATTGTGATGGCACTCAATCAGGggtaaataaatgcaaaaatcatTTATGCTTCAATGTAGCATATAGGGCTAGACAATACGTCAAATATTAGcgatattattgtaatatttttgctgatgatataaaattagaaaatattGTGTATATCGCGATAATGTTAAAAGTTTTGCTTTTAGACACTAAGCCAATTTCACACTCCTTTTTCATCTCACGACCATCACAGCTAATAGGTGCTTGTTTTCAAGTGCTTTTTGCTCGCTTTCTGTTATAAGCCATTCGCTATTTGAATAAAATTTGTATTTCTCATACTAATAGCTACACACTGAAAAGTTTTTGGATTgccaaacatatttaaatgtgggATTGAATTTGAAAATGCTATGATTGACAGTGATAACCATGACAATGAACGGGacaaaaaatataatactaCACGTATTGAACAATTGTATTCAGTGCTTGAAGtgggaaaaaataaagtgcaggTACTCACCAAAAGGGGCAGGGTTATGGGGGGACTGGTTGTCTCCCTCGGTTGAAAGGGTGTAGTTTTGGTTTGAACATAATTACAGGTAAGACCACTGATGGCTTCTCATTaccatttttttcctttctttttttatctatagcatttgttatgaaaaaaagCAACACAGTTAGAAACTATAGCTACAACATGCAACtgttgtaatataaatctttagtgAAAAATCTATTCCCTTAACATATTATCTATTATAAATTCTACAACTAGTCAAAATTtgccacaataaatacaatagaatgtGATAAATTCTAGTAAATGTGGTCATCATGAGTTTAAAAagcttgcaggatgttttcccCTCTTTTCATCAGTCATTTTAGTGGCTGTTTCAGGTCATGTTCGACTTTCTTCGTAGCATTTTACTGTATTCTcaatagaattcaaatgggttgAAAATTTTACCATCAGCGTCGCATAGGAACGGCTCATGCAAATCTCAACACTTTTGGGGCATGCTGGTGAATGCACCTACTGTGATCCACACATCACTCATGCGAAATTAAACAATTGGGCTTCcccttacaaaaaagaagtatacttcaagttcatcttaggaagtatacttaagtaatgttcaagtatatttttaagtatactttatgtagtaagtatactaatatcaatgtgtactagtagtaaacttgtaagtgtactatttcaatactgcttgggactaaattggcccacttttagtatataaaagtatatgtTTAAGTGTAAAACTAGTCAACTTTAATTGCACAACTAGTTCAGAACTacgtttctcatttgtactgcatctgtactacaagtgaacttataggtatactagtagtttactattttaatactagtagtacattttttagtttatgaaagtacactttgaagtgtACTTCAGAAAGTACACTTTGATGTGTCTTACTAGTGACTACTACTAGTTTGGTAGTTTATACTGTAAATTTACAAGTTTTCTTTAACATAATGCttatagtttactatttatacattatttttgcactttcagtatactactatgttccaatttaggtattaatttttatacttgaaatatacctttaaatgcactttaactaatttaataaacattttattatagcttatcaacacttgaatgtgcgtaagtttcataaagaaaggcaacattttaaacaaaaaattgagaaaactgcatttttgtcaaagactacacCTGGATtagattcagaacgatgatgcagatttcaaaacacagatggagtagattgagtccattaacacccccaaagcttcacagttgtttcctcttcatgggttcatcattattttatatttgcgTGAGCAAtcttctatcacttgtttcagcttcttcttctcctgtgttttgatccagagattctgtactctttcagaagatgcgtaacagc
Encoded here:
- the brinp3b gene encoding BMP/retinoic acid-inducible neural-specific protein 3 isoform X4, translated to MWARSVGPRPPDLMLLWEGMVICLRWGCVLVSLAVYVGSAEPLGWLLSDKGPFHRSQEFIEFTERYQHGFTTRYKIYREFGRWKVNSLAAERQEGNGVAVPFDPDFIHNIRLLGRRPSLQKITDTIIKKYGTHFLLSATLGGEESLTIFVDKSKLSRGQQNGGASNGTAGSLTLEALHQLAASYFIDRDSTLRKLHHLQIASTAIKRFCTLSEDA